The Acropora palmata chromosome 3, jaAcrPala1.3, whole genome shotgun sequence nucleotide sequence GGCATGTAGATGTTGAAGATCCAAAGGCTTGTAAGTTGCAAAATTTGGCTGGTAAAGTTCTTTGTGAAATTAAAGTATATTTCTGTCCTGCTTGATCGTACGTAGAAGCAAAACGGCTAGCCTGGAGCATTCCGATTTTTTCAAGGTCGACGTCGCCGACTAGCGGCCCGTCACCCGTAAGTGTGAAAGGACAGGCAGATAAGCGGTTTTTTTACGGCACCTAGTAGTGGTTGCGTGATTCGATTATACTTGGCAGATAATACCCAAATAAACGCGGCATTGTTATATATCGCTGGACACGATTCAAGGcttaaaatagttatttttgGTTCGACAGTAAAAAGTTTGGTCGgacgtttcttttttcaacagtgccgtagcaaggggaggggccgggggggggcccgtgcccccctaGTTTTtctcctagaaagtaaaaacagacctgtataaaatgttaaaaataaaatattatcaagcaactgtttgggaagttttcaaaaaacgacctgccgatgaagtctacgtttgcctctaacgcaactcagccagtttaataactacgaacttagtatgatgactctgaaaggttaaacatttactggtttcaagatacagagatagtcggttttttattttgtaattgacgttgcaagtgttatactatcaatgtgcattggtttgctgagacagtatacgaagtaaataattcgcgatgagcataaatcacaaatagctcttggataacgctggaaatggcatttccaagcctctagatttcaaaattttctgggggagcatgctcccagacccctctagcggcgcgtgcccccccacttatattacgcttgctacggcactgttcaATCATTCTGGAATACAGTCACCTTCAGAAAAGGATGCAAGTCAGTGTATTGCGCCATGGTCATTGTgctaaaaaattttcagagaaagtATGTTGTTTAACACTATCGttatttggtgaaaaaaatctttgaacatttttttatgACTGACTGTTActtgtctatttttttttgcttcaacaGTTTCACACTACAAGCTTTTTCCAAAGTCTTTAGGTCAAATCATCAACCAGTATTCCGTTGAGGAACTGCATTTAACACTCACTCAGGGAAAGTGGCCGCATGAACTCTGGGGATACCCTGTTGTATCTGCACCTCCTGGAACTGAGCTGTGGGTATTTTTTAAGGAAAACATTCAAAAAAGGTAGAGTATAATTTTTTGCTCCTTCTAGGCTTTTCATCAAAGCTATTGTATTACTGTACATACCATAGAACAAAATCTGAGacttattattcatttttttaaactttggtGAGCTgagtacaaaacaaaatactaaACTAGTTAAACTATCTAGATCGACAGAAGTTCTTGCAGCTTTGGAGATGAAGGTTTGATTCCtacctggaactctgaaagattttttcagttgttccttCATTCAGTGTCCATGCAGACTTTCTGTTATAAACGTTATTTATATTACATGTAGACCTCCGTTAATTCAGTACAAATGCTTTCCTTATCAGAGATCCCTTGCTTATACTTTATCTATTATGTTATTTTACGTTAATTTTATCAGTGGTCCTGTACATTTAATACATTGAAAATCAATAGAAGCTGTTCTTCATTTTAGTGTTGATGATAACTGGTCAGGTCTCACTCAAGCACTGTCTGGCCAGTTCTGTGCATCACTGAATTTCATTGacagcaaaacaacaacaagcccaAAGCTCTCATTCAGAAGAGAAGGTGTTGCTTTTAATGCAGATCATCTTAATTCATCGTTGTTGCGACATGCAGCATTGGCAAGAGAGATAGTGTGCACCGAGAATCTTACTCCTTGGAAAAAACTTTTACCCTGTGATTCCAAGGTACATAATTTTCTCTATTCTCCTTAGAACCATTTATTAATGAAAACAGATAAAGCAATATGTTGTGTTTTGAGATTCTTTAGAGGTCATTGTTGACAGCTTGGAAAGTCAGTTGACTTGCTGACGTCCTAAAATTACGTACTGGAATGTCTTGCAAGATTAACTCCGACAAACAAATCTGCAAGTTGATAACCATACTGGTTACAGAAATAAATTAAGCATTATTTCATTCAAGGTCAGATGAAGTTAATCAGAACAATGTTGTAAAAATATACAGCTGTGTTTGTTGTAGATCAGTGACTGCATCTGGTTCTCCACaagttataaataaataattagtaTTATACATTATTACCTTTCTTCGGAAcctaagaaataattattgatacaATAATACATGCCTTActgtaatattaattttgttatggtTAAATTTcagggttttttttaataataaactGACCCATAGTTTAtcctttaatttcttttaggCAGGACTAACAACGTTGTTCAATTCATTGCTGCTTTACAGTGTGAATTATCATTCCTTGGGAGTTCATCTTCGTCCCATTTGCAGGGTAAACAGCTTGAATTATTATCTCTTTTTTTAAGCGTGTATTAAAAGTTAATGACAAGCTGTAGTGCGTCCATGGGTGTATGTGTATAGCTGACATTTCTAGTAATATTACCAAGGACTTTATTAACTTTGTAGAGTGGACGTTAAAGTAAGACTGAAAAGTGACATAGACTGAacaaaacattgttttttgtGACCTTGTCGTTCTCGTACTTGCTGATTAAACGGGAGATAGGAGATCAGCATTGGCTGTCTAACAAGTGCATGCAGAATTCAAAGGGGGAATAACCAGACCTTTGCCGGGAGATGGGTCTCagattattattgttgcttCCACTTTGTTCAGGAGGATCCATGTAATGTACTTCTAAAAAAGTTGATTTCTATTACTAAGGAGtgaaatgttaaaattaatgtgatgTAATTTCAGGACCCCAGCTGTTCAGCTTTTTCACTTGAGCTGGTTCAGTCATTGTCTTTGGTGTTTGATCCTGTACTAAGAGGTGGATCTAAACTTGGTAAGATAAGAAAAGAATTGACCATAAAAAGTTTACTATGTTTGATAATGTTACTGATCTACGAATACCACTTTATCAAGTTAAAAGTGAGCTTCCATGTCTTAGCCACTTCTTCCAACGGTGTACTGTAGTATCATTACACTGTCTGTCCATTACATTCCCTTGATCATGCAGGAAAATAATACATTTTACATTTATCGTAGATGGATCCATAGATTGTTTCATATAAATACCAGTTTCTGTTTCTTGTCAGATTGGTCCTTTAAAAAGTTGTTTGGTCGAGCCATAAAGTCAGCATGCCCTCTTGCAAGAACCAGTAAAGTTTATGTTGACATCAGTCGGAACAAGGTGAGTTTTGTTAATGGTTCTTTCCCAGGAGAGACATGGCTTTCTGAAAACTGATTGTCAGGGTGAGCGGATCCCTAAGAACTCTGTTGTTGGTAGTGACAACAAGTCACCACAAACAGTCACCAGTCAGCGATCAGCTTTCATCATTGGAGGTGAGTTTTATGATCACTTTGTCTCTATCATCCTCAACATTGATGACCTAATGACAAACCATGGTACCAGTGTCTCATTGGGCTCTGTCTGGGTCCCTGCCTCCTGTGATAAtccttctttttttacttgtttacTCAAACAGAGTGGTTCGTTGTTTACCTTGGCTCCTGAGTTCTCTGTTGTGACCAGACAAATGACATCAGAATATCAACAACACTTTGCTGTGTATGATGTCAAACAATGGAGTAagtgaaatgcattatccATTTTTGCTCCCTTTTCTGCTTAAgtttaactaaaaaaaaaaaaacaataaccaaaatttgacttgattgtgtcaATAAGTTAGTTTCAATTGCAGTGGCCACAATttgtgctccagcgctaggaCGACTAGACaactaaataaagttcctttcctttcctttttatgTTTGTGgcatgataataattataatattaataataatagttattgttattattattattattattattattattattattattattattgttatttttaaatactattgttattaataaataataattatctctTTAATTAATTCTCAGTGTATTTTCCTAGTACATTTGTTACTGGAGGAGagtatttcaaatgaaatcacaataaatcaaatcaaacgtTGCTTTTCGCTTGAGGGCAAAATGGGGGGAAAACATCTCATAGCAGAGCACTGAACCAAAAAACTCAACCCATAGATAGTGTTGTAGGCCCAGGTCACATTGCTGGGAGGCAATTTTTCTTATCATTGCATCAACActgctctctctctctctctctctcgtGTTCAGAAATAATAACAGCTACTGCAAACATCACTTTGACAAGTtcacaacaatattttctATTGCACCATTGCACTTCTTTTCCATGATTGAAAGGCTGGTTCAACTCAATGAATCTCTGTCCAGAGACATTAGACACTTGGTTGGATGCGTATCAGTAAAGTATTGCTCTCGTTTGAACTCTGTAGATGCATCTTAGTGATATAGGTGAGATTATCTGTGTTGTGATGTCGAAATCAAAGTCCTCGTTTTAACAGTTgtcgatatttttttattcacagctCTTGAGAAACCAAAAGATCGATCTCTGAATGTGGCGTTTAAGTGGAAGAAAAGAGACAATCCAGGTAGACAAAAGGAAGATGCATGTCTGTACATTCTCTGCTTTTCCTCTGCAATATTTATCTGTTTGTCAATCTCTGTCTGTCTATCGCTcgatctatctatctatctatctatctatctatctaactatctatctatctatctatccatCTATCTACGCATCCATCTACGCAAcactatctatctatctatctatctatctatccatCCATCTACGCAAcactatctatctatctatctatctatctatccatCCATCTACGCAAcactatctatctatctatctatctatctatctatctatctgtctgtctatctatctatctatctatctatctatctatctatctatctatctatctatctatctttcTACGCAACACCGAGCTAGGTAAATACATCTCATTCTGGTATTTGAATTTGCCAAAGTGTAAAGTCACGAGGGGATTTTGAAACATGCAACCTCGTACAACCCCACTTCTAACAGGTGTAACCTATGTCTCTGGGAGAAATATTTTAGAATTTGTAAGCCCGATTTAGCCTCTTTGAACAAACGGAACGAATTAATCTCATCATGTAGACCTGCAGGCAAATACGCTCTTAAAAATTTTAgacctgaaatttttttgtttattatacaTTCTCAGCCCGACGACGTGAATTcgcatttaaaaataatttatctgATGAGTGCAACACACAAGTTGGGTTGTACGAAactaaatagtaataaaatgagTCAAACAtactgttgttttgtttcacatATCTATCTTTCTATCTgtctatctatatatatatgtatatgtatataattattttgtttgcaataattgtttgaaaacCTACCGTACTCTCAAACTAAAGTCTTGCACCAAATAACGCAGGGAAAGAGGAGTTTTGGGACGAATTATGTTATCAAAAAGTAATGGAATTTTGTCCTTTCCGCAGCAAACTGTAGACCGAAGAAATTTTCCCCAAGAGTTTGAAATCGTTTAAACCTAATCTTTCTTTTACTTGCCTAATGCCCGGCTTCCAGAGCTGAAAAATGCCCCAAAACGTTCGTTTCgatgttttttcctttgtcaTAACTTTCTTTctgatgaaaatattttctctcCAACAGGAACTCCACCTCAGTTTTATGCTCAAAGATTTTTGACCGGTTAGTAATCACGATTTCAATTTTCGTAGCGGAAGGTCATCACCAGTTTGTTAGTCTTTTGGCAGTTACAGGGAAGTCTTTTAGAATTCCTGGCTTGAgtcaatctcgttcccagtaTCTTTCATCTCTTAAACCCCAAAGGGAGCGAGGGAAGAAGGCTTGAGTAAGACTTGGACTCACCCTGCAATTACACTGTGTATTGAGTATCATTGAGCAACGAAACAAGAAGGCTGGTCAAATTCACATTTACTTTGTGTCTCCGAAGGAGTGGAAATAATTATGTTGAAGTGTAACGTAGTTACGTTAGAACGCTTAGACAGTAAAGATTTTCGGAGCGATTATGGTATACTTGGCCAGTTGGAAGCGTCTCTCAGTATTATCCTTGCCATAACGGTCTCGTACATTACTCGATGACAAGCAATGCGGTAAATGAAAAGAGTTAGCTGAAGGAAGTGAATGGACTGACACTGCGGTCTGTAGTCAGTTCGAACAGAGTTAGTAACAGGAGAATGGTTAGGAAACACGACGAACTTCAGAGGAGCACATCTTTGTTGACGTTTTTGCAAGATCACGCGACTCTGATCTTACACATTAAACTTTCAAGATGGGGAATAGATTGTGCCATTAAGGGTAAAGTGCgtcaaatattgttttttatttgttttttcacgtAATAAGATCGGTTTAAGTTTGTCAAAAGATGTGAATTACCATGCCTGGTGGTAAGTGCGCTGTCTTTGGCCGTGGATCATGCAGAAGGGTGAGAACGGTTTGAATGAAAAGTATTTGTCATATCGACAACTGCGTCAAAACTGCGGAACTGTGCGTTGCAGCAGCAGCTGTCTGTTGTCTTCTAATTTCCAAACATTTTGCAAGGTAAATGACTTGGACCCGTTGGCTCTTTGTGTTGTTCGTTTCCAGTGTTTTTTGCTTGTGGGTGTTGTGCCGGCGTTTCGTGCTGTTTTCTTTCGAACACTGCAAATAGTCTAATTCATTTTTACTCGTGCAATTTTAGGGTATGGCGAGGAGAAAGGTGGTATTACCTCTCTTTTGCACAATCGACACCCCACAGATCCCTTGTCAGTAGTGTACTTTACCACCTTCCCATGGTTCCTAAGGATCTTTCTTCACACCTTAACCATCCAGAGCGGCGGTAAAGATATTAAACCAGGTAGGTTTccgttttcttcgttttcatgtTTGTAATGATGAGAACGTCTTTGCGACAGCAAAAGCGCTTTTGTATTTTACAGCAGCATGGTTGCTAAAATTTACGGTTTGTTGTCCAGTTTACGatgagaacaaaaaatatttaaatctTACTGACTTCTGTCGTGAGGGCAAATCGTACCAAACTATTGGGTCTTAATAATCTCACCTAGCTTGCAAGGGTTGAAGTACTTTGAAATACTGTGAATGCTTATTCGAAAAGACGGGAAAGTTAGACCGTTTTGCACTTTTTCTCTCACCAAGGGAGCGctttctcagttattttaatacCCCAAGCGTTGGCTCTGTTAGGGCGGAATTATAATTCAAATGGAACAGACTATAAACGAagggccttttgcagctgagcgatcacgttgtacaaatcGCCAAACCGGAGAacaaatgacgcactgggacatttaaacaaagaaaattcgaatttggtggctttgttaaacatgtcccagtgcgtcatgTACTCTCCAGTTTGGtaattttgtaccacgtgatcgctcagCTACATAAGGCCCATTGCTGCATCGCAAATATCTGCGGGTCGGGATTGCTGAACAGTTGGGCTTTTAAAATTTTCGCCCCATTCCACAATTGCTGTGGTCGCTATTCCACAGTTGCTTTGGTCACAAGCCAGTTTCACTTGTAGACCATTTTAGGGTGAGCCACCCACGACATCAGCTCGGTGACTTTTGGGGACAACGCTAAGAACGAAGAATAAACTAGTAAGCACTTCAAACGAATGGAAGGTTAATTTTCTCAAGAAACAGTTGTGCCGTATTGGTTTGGAAATTAAACACTAAAATCCAGTATCAAAACAAGTCAATgagagtcaaatttccaccgtaaaaagctgacgtttcgagcgttagcccttcggtgaatgacgaagggctgacactcgaaacgtcatcttcgttcACTTTTCACGGTTAAAATTTGACTCTACTCAGCTTGTTTCGATAGCAAAGtgacaacaacacaacaccAGTTAACTAAAGCCGCAGAACCAGCCCGCGCGCTTGCCATATAGATTTTaaaaagagcaaagaaaaTCGTCACCGacgaattttgttttctctgcaGACATTATGCACTTCACCCCAGCCAGGGATCGTTCAAGACCGTACAGCTTGGAGCTTCTGATAACATTACCGGCAAACTCTGTGACCGAACTAAGTATTCAATTCAACAAGGTATTCCTGAAGTGGACTGAACATCCACCAGATGCCCATCACGGCTTCTACATCAGGTACAAAACAGACCTCTCGTACTTTTTGAGGTTCAAAGTATCGGAAAACATGTTGCGTAACCACGTGACTAGTTGTCTCGTCGCCAGGAAGTCAGTTCGCTACTACGaattttttcgtctttttggGTCGAAAGGTGTCGGATATGACGATTTGCTGTGTGACAAGCCTTCCTTTTGGCAATGTTATTGTTAACCGTAATAGGAAAGTACATCGACATTTCAATAGGTGGATTGGTTATTTTATAGCGCTTGCGTACTGGAATAGAATTCTGACGTCTCTAGTCGCGACTATATTTTGAAGGTTGACGAAACATCAGTCATCAATAAATTCGATGTTAGGACTACGCTTGTTAGTTGGTGATAGAACTCCGTGACGACATGTCTGTCATTCAGAACTGATTTTTCAGTCATTTCTCTTTCTATTAGCCGTCTCCTTCCCTTGCTAAGTCACTCGGGAGAGAGGCGTCAGAATGCTCGTTCGATGTCGTCAGTACTCGAAAACTAGGCCTGGTAGTGGTTCTTATTGGTTGTTAGGTTAATTTATATTATCCTCGTGATTGGTGCGATGTtgaatgatttattttttaaggtAAGTGGCTTGGCAAGCAGAGGAGGCGGCTGAAATTTGGCTATCATTTGATAAGTAATCATCCATTTGCTATTTTTTCTTCGACGATAAAAGTCGCAAGTCATCGGAAAAGTTTGAGATAATTTTCGCGATGCTTGGCTTCTTTGGAAAACGTAAGATAAATGAAAAACTTAATATGAGATGATGACGATGCTGACAAgtactttctctttttttcctggAGTTAACGAGCTTAACGTCTTTCGTTTCAGTTCAGCTGTAATCTCCACGAAACTTCGAAATCCTCTGAATTACACCGGACCTTCACGTCAATCTTCTGTTTTGTTCTCAAGGTAAGCGCTGGATTTCTGTGGCCTGTTGTCACCTTGAAGCAGCCGTGCTCGTGGATTCCCATGATGTGCGCATTCTTAGTTCCTGCGCTTTAGTCTCAATGCTTTTCATGTCACGCTCACGGAGAGAAGCGTTGCTTAACAACCATTTGTTATAGAAATGTATGAAttggtgggggggggggtggggaaGCACTTTCCTCGGTTGCACCTGCGCCTTAAAGGAGAAAAGGGATTTACTATTCTTTAATATAACGAATGAAAGGTTAAGAAACTGGAAGCTCGTCAGTGGGGATGTGAAGCAGTTGGCGACAATTTGGTGTCGAACAAACAGAGAAAGGTTAAAATACCATGGAAAGGAGATTacgaagttgacgtttcgagcgtcagcccttcgtcgtcactttccgattagatgacgaagatgacgtttcgaacgttagcccttcgtcgtcacattcggattagattacgaagatgttGTTTCGAATGCCAGCACTTcatcgtcactttccgattacgaagatgacgtttcgagcattagccctttgtGTCATTATTGTAAACTTATCCTGTGGTGTTTTCGTTCGATTTTCTAGCTTACAAAGCGCCGCGTCAGAAGAAGTCTTCATTCGACTGCACACAAGCATCCTTTTAATCACTCTCCCCACACCCGACTTTAGTATGCCCTACAATGTCATCTGTTTAACCTGTACTGTTGTGGCTATTGCCT carries:
- the LOC141876422 gene encoding GPI transamidase component PIG-T-like; translation: MAAVAVKIALSSLFLSVSLATEDAFHEELIMRPLSTGHVYAHFQFSTVWHVDVEDPKAFSHYKLFPKSLGQIINQYSVEELHLTLTQGKWPHELWGYPVVSAPPGTELWVFFKENIQKSVDDNWSGLTQALSGQFCASLNFIDSKTTTSPKLSFRREGVAFNADHLNSSLLRHAALAREIVCTENLTPWKKLLPCDSKAGLTTLFNSLLLYSVNYHSLGVHLRPICRDPSCSAFSLELVQSLSLVFDPVLRGGSKLDWSFKKLFGRAIKSACPLARTSKVYVDISRNKSGSLFTLAPEFSVVTRQMTSEYQQHFAVYDVKQWTLEKPKDRSLNVAFKWKKRDNPGTPPQFYAQRFLTGYGEEKGGITSLLHNRHPTDPLSVVYFTTFPWFLRIFLHTLTIQSGGKDIKPDIMHFTPARDRSRPYSLELLITLPANSVTELSIQFNKVFLKWTEHPPDAHHGFYISSAVISTKLRNPLNYTGPSRQSSVLFSSLQSAASEEVFIRLHTSILLITLPTPDFSMPYNVICLTCTVVAIAFGSFHNLSSRRFEAVDQKDSKGPVGKFMEMLQKLKAKLFRKKEAASEKKKEN